One stretch of Castor canadensis chromosome 12, mCasCan1.hap1v2, whole genome shotgun sequence DNA includes these proteins:
- the LOC109698187 gene encoding pancreatic alpha-amylase-like isoform X2, with protein sequence MKFLLFLSAIGLSWAQYDPQTQQGRTSIVHLFEWRWVDIAKECERYLAPNGYGGVQVSPPNENVIVNSPFRPWWERYQPISYKICTRSGNEDEFRDMVTRCNNVGVRIYVDAVINHMCAESGGSGTGSTCGSYFNAQNREFSAVPYSAWDFNDGKCKTSSGGIETYSDASQVRDCRLSGLLDLALGNDYVRTKVADYMNNLIDIGVAGFRLDASKHMWPGDIKAVLDKLHNLNTKWFASGSKPFIFQEVIDLGGEAITSSEYFGNGRVTEFKYGAKLGKVIRKWDGEKMSYLKNWGEGWGFMPSNRALVFVDNHDNQRGHGAGGASILTFWDARLYKMAVGFMLAHPYGFTRVMSSYRWQRNIQNGQDANDWIGPPNNNGVIKEVTINADTTCGNDWVCEHRWRQIRNMVIFRNVVDGQPFSNWWDNGSNQVAFGRGNRGFIVFNNDDWSFSSTLQTGLPAGTYCDVISGDKVNGNCSGLRVTVNSDGTAYFSISNSAEDPFIAIHVDSKL encoded by the exons ATGAAGTTCCTCCTGTTCCTTTCAGCCATTGGGCTAAGCTGGGCTCAATATGATCCACAAACTCAGCAGGGACGGACCTCTATTGTCCACCTGTTTGAGTGGCGCTGGGTTGACATTGCTAAGGAATGTGAGAGATACTTAGCTCCCAATGGCTATGGAGGTGTACAG GTGTCTCCACCCAATGAAAATGTTATAGTTAACAGTCCTTTTAGACCTTGGTGGGAAAGATATCAACCAATTAGTTATAAAATATGCACAAGATCTGGAAATGAAGATGAATTCAGAGACATGGTGACTAGGTGCAACAATGTTGGT GTCCGTATCTACGTGGATGCTGTAATTAACCACATGTGTGCTGAGAGTGGAGGTTCAGGGACAGGCAGTACTTGTGGAAGTTATTTCAACGCTCAGAACAGGGAGTTTTCTGCAGTTCCATACTCAGCTTGGGATTTTAATGATGGTAAATGCAAAACTTCAAGTGGAGGCATTGAGACCTATAGTGATGCTTCTCAG GTGAGAGATTGTCGTCTGAGTGGCCTTCTTGATCTTGCACTTGGCAATGATTACGTTCGTACCAAGGTCGCTGATTATATGAACAATCTCATCGACATTGGAGTAGCAGGGTTCAGACTTGATGCTTCTAAGCACATGTGGCCTGGGGACATCAAGGCAGTTTTGGATAAACTACATAATCTAAACACAAAGTGGTTCGCTTCAGGAAGCAAACCTTTCATCTTCCAAGAG GTGATTGATCTGGGTGGTGAAGCAATCACAAGTAGTGAGTACTTTGGAAATGGCCGGGTGACAGAATTCAAGTATGGTGCCAAGCTCGGCAAAGTTATCCGCAAGTGGGATGGAGAAAAGATGTCGTACTTAAa GAACTGGGGAGAAGGTTGGGGTTTCATGCCTTCTAACAGAGCCCTTGTCTTTGTGGACAACCATGATAATCAACGGGGACACGGGGCTGGAGGAGCATCCATTCTTACATTTTGGGATGCCAG ACTGTATAAAATGGCAGTTGGATTTATGCTTGCTCACCCATATGGGTTTACACGTGTGATGTCGAGCTACCGTTGGCAAAGAAATATTCAGAATGGACAA GACGCTAATGATTGGATTGGGCCACCCAATAATAATGGAGTAATTAAAGAAGTAACCATTAATGCAGACACTACTTGTGGCAATGACTGGGTCTGTGAACATCGGTGGCGTCAAATAAG GAACATGGTTATCTTCAGAAACGTAGTTGATGGCCAGCCTTTTTCAAACTGGTGGGATAATGGTAGCAACCAAGTGGCCTTTGGAAGAGGAAACAGAGGATTCATTGTCTTTAACAATGATGACTG gtccTTTTCATCCACTTTGCAAACTGGCCTTCCTGCTGGCACATATTGTGATGTCATTTCTGGAGATAAAGTTAATGGCAATTGTTCTGGACTTAGGGTCACTGTTAACAGTGATGGCACTGCCTATTTCTCCATTAGTAACTCTGCTGAAGACCCCTTTATTGCAATTCATGTTGATTCAAAATTATAA
- the LOC109698187 gene encoding pancreatic alpha-amylase-like isoform X1 codes for MGFFLSIGSFPFFLFIILVGRSAIGLSWAQYDPQTQQGRTSIVHLFEWRWVDIAKECERYLAPNGYGGVQVSPPNENVIVNSPFRPWWERYQPISYKICTRSGNEDEFRDMVTRCNNVGVRIYVDAVINHMCAESGGSGTGSTCGSYFNAQNREFSAVPYSAWDFNDGKCKTSSGGIETYSDASQVRDCRLSGLLDLALGNDYVRTKVADYMNNLIDIGVAGFRLDASKHMWPGDIKAVLDKLHNLNTKWFASGSKPFIFQEVIDLGGEAITSSEYFGNGRVTEFKYGAKLGKVIRKWDGEKMSYLKNWGEGWGFMPSNRALVFVDNHDNQRGHGAGGASILTFWDARLYKMAVGFMLAHPYGFTRVMSSYRWQRNIQNGQDANDWIGPPNNNGVIKEVTINADTTCGNDWVCEHRWRQIRNMVIFRNVVDGQPFSNWWDNGSNQVAFGRGNRGFIVFNNDDWSFSSTLQTGLPAGTYCDVISGDKVNGNCSGLRVTVNSDGTAYFSISNSAEDPFIAIHVDSKL; via the exons ATGGGATTTTTCCTAAGCATAggttcatttccttttttccttttcattattctGGTTGGGAGAAGTG CCATTGGGCTAAGCTGGGCTCAATATGATCCACAAACTCAGCAGGGACGGACCTCTATTGTCCACCTGTTTGAGTGGCGCTGGGTTGACATTGCTAAGGAATGTGAGAGATACTTAGCTCCCAATGGCTATGGAGGTGTACAG GTGTCTCCACCCAATGAAAATGTTATAGTTAACAGTCCTTTTAGACCTTGGTGGGAAAGATATCAACCAATTAGTTATAAAATATGCACAAGATCTGGAAATGAAGATGAATTCAGAGACATGGTGACTAGGTGCAACAATGTTGGT GTCCGTATCTACGTGGATGCTGTAATTAACCACATGTGTGCTGAGAGTGGAGGTTCAGGGACAGGCAGTACTTGTGGAAGTTATTTCAACGCTCAGAACAGGGAGTTTTCTGCAGTTCCATACTCAGCTTGGGATTTTAATGATGGTAAATGCAAAACTTCAAGTGGAGGCATTGAGACCTATAGTGATGCTTCTCAG GTGAGAGATTGTCGTCTGAGTGGCCTTCTTGATCTTGCACTTGGCAATGATTACGTTCGTACCAAGGTCGCTGATTATATGAACAATCTCATCGACATTGGAGTAGCAGGGTTCAGACTTGATGCTTCTAAGCACATGTGGCCTGGGGACATCAAGGCAGTTTTGGATAAACTACATAATCTAAACACAAAGTGGTTCGCTTCAGGAAGCAAACCTTTCATCTTCCAAGAG GTGATTGATCTGGGTGGTGAAGCAATCACAAGTAGTGAGTACTTTGGAAATGGCCGGGTGACAGAATTCAAGTATGGTGCCAAGCTCGGCAAAGTTATCCGCAAGTGGGATGGAGAAAAGATGTCGTACTTAAa GAACTGGGGAGAAGGTTGGGGTTTCATGCCTTCTAACAGAGCCCTTGTCTTTGTGGACAACCATGATAATCAACGGGGACACGGGGCTGGAGGAGCATCCATTCTTACATTTTGGGATGCCAG ACTGTATAAAATGGCAGTTGGATTTATGCTTGCTCACCCATATGGGTTTACACGTGTGATGTCGAGCTACCGTTGGCAAAGAAATATTCAGAATGGACAA GACGCTAATGATTGGATTGGGCCACCCAATAATAATGGAGTAATTAAAGAAGTAACCATTAATGCAGACACTACTTGTGGCAATGACTGGGTCTGTGAACATCGGTGGCGTCAAATAAG GAACATGGTTATCTTCAGAAACGTAGTTGATGGCCAGCCTTTTTCAAACTGGTGGGATAATGGTAGCAACCAAGTGGCCTTTGGAAGAGGAAACAGAGGATTCATTGTCTTTAACAATGATGACTG gtccTTTTCATCCACTTTGCAAACTGGCCTTCCTGCTGGCACATATTGTGATGTCATTTCTGGAGATAAAGTTAATGGCAATTGTTCTGGACTTAGGGTCACTGTTAACAGTGATGGCACTGCCTATTTCTCCATTAGTAACTCTGCTGAAGACCCCTTTATTGCAATTCATGTTGATTCAAAATTATAA